In the Juglans microcarpa x Juglans regia isolate MS1-56 chromosome 6D, Jm3101_v1.0, whole genome shotgun sequence genome, one interval contains:
- the LOC121234546 gene encoding protein SEEDLING PLASTID DEVELOPMENT 1 yields MLYSPLFRHLQLPQTTPLLYQPQSPLPIIQSKTSSSCHFPPRPFLPAFITKTPHGRPNSSLGSSSLNSSARPLTDGDDFDVELGRLLTLLPEQMRRRVSEHPELHQLIEVVMDLGRKPLARFPSGDFVLSDSPITAEDLEHATSQVGDFVVDNRAGISRTLHRISAIRNRKGAIIGLTCRVGRAISGSANLLRDLVQDGASLLLIGPPGVGKTTIIREIARMLANDYKKRVMIVDTSNEIGGDGDIPHAGIGNARRMQVPNSEVQHKVLIEAVENHMPQVIVIDEIGTKLEAMAASTIAQRGIQLVATAHGITIENLIMNPALEMLVGGIQSVTLGDEEASRRGVQKTVLERKGPSTFSCGVEIISKTELRVYRSLESTVDAILSGRFPNVEVRKMSSQEMKETIERELLISTSSDEENEIVVEVTPGITNERISCDTFTSEVPAKIGEECWEERVPLHLFVYGILEASVIQVIKQLKINDAAILLTDNISEADAILAMQSKLKKNSRIQAAAKSHCIPIHVTKTSSLDQITKAIRALMSDIKDCLKDSEPVDEMKSSEKLDALEEARIAIEQVVIPKGEPVELLPRPSNIMSLQTELIRKYQLEAERIGTESDRRLRILPFHKGKTSDTDGARGGFDDFVGADGNMNGSFYSVDRLPLLPD; encoded by the exons ATGCTGTATTCTCCTCTGTTTCGCCACCTCCAACTTCCCCAAACCACTCCACTTTTATATCAACCCCAATCCCCACTTCCGATAATCCAATCCAAAACCTCCTCTTCCTGCCACTTCCCACCCCGTCCTTTTCTTCCTGCGTTTATCACAAAAACTCCACATGGGCGTCCAAATTCGTCTCTGGGTTCTTCAAGTTTGAACTCTTCAGCTCGCCCTTTGACAGACGGAGATGATTTCGATGTTGAATTGGGCCGCCTTTTGACATTATTGCCGGAACAAATGCGGCGGAGGGTTAGCGAGCACCCGGAGCTTCATCAGTTGATTGAAGTGGTTATGGATTTAGGTCGGAAGCCTCTGGCTCGGTTTCCTTCTGGAGACTTTGTTTTATCGGATTCCCCGATCACGGCTGAAGATCTTGAACATGCTACGTCTCAG GTTGGTGACTTCGTGGTCGACAATCGAGCAGGCATTAGCAGGACGTTACACCGCATTAGTGCCATAAGGAATAGAAAAGGTGCAATTATTGGTTTAACTTGTCGAGTTGGTCGAGCAATATCTGGTAGTGCTAATTTGCTGCGAGATTTGGTGCAAGATGGGGCTTCCTTGTTGCTCATAGGACCTCCAGGTGTGGGAAAAACTACAATTATTCG GGAAATAGCCCGAATGCTTGCAAATGATTACAAGAAACGTGTTATGATTGTTGACACCTCCAATGAGATAGGTGGGGATGGTGATATACCCCATGCAGGAATAGGGAATGCACGTCGGATGCAAGTCCCCAACTCTGAAGTGCAGCATAAG GTACTGATAGAAGCAGTTGAAAATCATATGCCACAAGTGATTGTGATCGATGAAATTGGAACAAAACTTGAAGCAATGGCTGCAAGCACTATAGCGCAACGTGGTATTCAGCTAGTTGCCACTGCTCATGGAATAACAATTGAGAACTTGATAATGAATCCAGCATTAGAGATGCTTGTTGGAGGAATACAG AGTGTGACATTAGGGGATGAAGAGGCCAGTCGAAGAGGTGTCCAGAAAACAGTTTTGGAAAGGAAAGGACCTTCAACATTTAGTTGTGGGGTGGAGATAATTTCAAAGACCGAGTTGCGAGTTTATCGTAGCCTAGAGTCAACAGTGGATGCCATTCTCTCTG GTCGTTTTCCAAATGTTGAAGTTCGCAAGATGAGTTCTCAGGAAATGAAAGAAACTATAGAAAGGGAACTTCTTATTAGCACTTCCTCTGATGAGGAAAATGAGATTGTGGTTGAAGTGACTCCAGGGATAACCAATGAAAGAATTAGCTGTGATACTTTCACTTCTGAGGTCCCTGCAAAGATAGGAGAGGAGTGTTGGGAAGAAAGGGTTCCCCTTCACCTATTTGTTTATGGG ATCCTTGAGGCAAGCGTGATTCAAGTGATAAAACAGTTGAAAATAAATGATGCTGCCATTCTGTTAACTGATAATATCAGTGAGGCAGATGCAATACTTGCCATGCAATCGAAGCTCAAGAAGAATTCCAGGATTCAAGCTGCTGCTAAATCTCACTGCATACCTATTCATGTGACTAAG ACAAGCTCGTTGGATCAAATAACAAAGGCAATAAGGGCATTAATGAGTGATATTAAAGATTGTCTGAAGGATTCTGAACCAGTAGACGAGATGAAATCATCTGAGAAGCTTGATGCCTTAGAG GAGGCAAGGATAGCCATTGAGCAGGTAGTCATTCCTAAAGGGGAACCTGTGGAGCTACTCCCAAGGCCATCCAATATTATGTCTCTGCAGACGGAACTTATTCGAAAGTACCAACTGGAAGCAGAGAGAATTGGAACAGAATCAGATAGACGCCTCCGCATCCTTCCCTTCCATAAGGGAAAAACCAGTGATACAGATGGTGCTCGTGGAGGATTTGATGACTTTGTCGGTGCTGATGGCAACATGAATGGTTCATTCTACAGCGTGGACAGATTACCTTTATTGCCTGATTAA
- the LOC121234682 gene encoding heat shock 70 kDa protein 16-like, producing the protein MSVVGFDIGNENCVVAVVKQRGIDVLLNDESKRETPAMVCFGEKQRFMGFAGVASAMMNLKSTISQVKRLIGRKLSDVDVQNELKKLPFKTSEGPDGGILIHLTNRGESHTFTPVQILAMLFAHLKEIT; encoded by the coding sequence ATGAGTGTGGTGGGATTTGATATTGGAAACGAGAACTGTGTTGTTGCCGTGGTGAAGCAAAGGGGTattgatgttttgttgaatGATGAATCGAAACGTGAAACCCCGGCTATGGTATGTTTTGGGGAGAAGCAACGGTTTATGGGATTTGCTGGTGTTGCTTCTGCAATGATGAACCTGAAATCCACAATATCTCAGGTCAAAAGACTAATTGGCAGGAAATTATCAGATGTGGATGTGCAGAACGAGCTAAAAAAGCTGCCTTTCAAAACGTCTGAAGGTCCGGATGGGGGCATTTTGATTCACTTGACGAACCGGGGTGAGAGCCATACATTTACGCCAGTGCAAATTCTGGCAATGCTCTTTGCTCATTTGAAAGAGATAACATAG